The Anolis carolinensis isolate JA03-04 chromosome 2, rAnoCar3.1.pri, whole genome shotgun sequence genome contains the following window.
ctttgttgtgtgctttcaaatagtTTTCAACTCATGACAACtctatcacaggttttctggggctgagtgtgTGTTTCCATGCAGCAGAAACACTGAAAAATGGAACACACCTGCTATTTGCTAACTCAATTCCTATCGATTTCAGTGGGTTTACTCTAGATTGAACTGTGACTGGATTCAGCCTATGTCTAAGAGGAAGTCTGAGAGAGAGCTTCTTACTTTTGTTTATGAGGGACAAAAAATCCAGATGACATGTCTGAAAATCACGAGGGGACTCCCTTACCAACCCTTACCAGTCAGTATGGACTTTTCCTCATTCTAAGGAGGAAACTCCAACACAGCAATAATAAGAGAGAGACTGGGAAGAAAAAGGCATGACTTGGGTTTATGCTCAGGCCTGGCCTGGCTGGTGCTTACTTACCACAAGAGGGATGGAGCAGATGAGCACCACCAAGGAGGTGGCTATGAGCAAGATGACCATCTGGATCTCCGCTCCAGCCATGCGCCGAAAGCTGCGCCGGCGCCGAAAGTCCGAGAGGCGGTTGGAGGCCTGATCGGTGCCCAGCGAGGTGCGGCGCATGAACTGGCGGTGCATGCGGATCAGGGCAGCGCAGACCAAGACGTTGGAGACCACGGTGACCAGGATGAGGAAGGAGCTGAAGCCGGCGTACATGTAGGAGAAGGCGGCATGGGAGGAGATGTTGGTCCTCCAGTCGATGAAGCACCAGGTCTGTGGGTACTGGAGCTTGGTGCTGCCCAGGCCCATGCTGGGCAGGGCGCAGAAGAGGACGTTGGAGACGTAGATGGCAAAGAGGGTGAGGGCGGCCAGCTTCTTGTCCACGTAGTGGCTGTAGAAGTAGGCGTGGTTGATGGCCAAGTAGCGCTCAATGGACATAGCGCAGATGATGCTGAGCCCAGAGAGGCCGAAGAAGAGCAAGATAAAGGTGCTGTACTCGCAGAGAGGCTGCCCGCCGGGCCACTCTTTCTTCAGGTAGGTGGCGATGGTGACGGGGCTCACCAGGCAGGTGCCCAACAGATCGGTGACGGCCAGGCCACAGACCAGCGTGTAGAAAGTGGTCTCCTTCTGCTCCTTGCGGGACTTGCACAGCACCACGATGGCCACCAGGTTGCCCACCACGCCAAAGATGAACATGACTGTGGGGATGGTCAGGGCCTTGCTGGTGTCCGCTGGGTGGGCCACGGGGAGGGTCCCGTTGCCCAAGGAGAGGAATGAGCCATTGAAAGACATGGTGACACTGTCTCCAGCGGGGCTGCTTCTTCTTTCAAAAAAGTAAACAAAGTTTTAGTTTGTACCTCCTTTTCCGCCACTCAAAACTCCTGGGTGCGAAAAGTCAATTTGAAAAGCAGGGCAGGCAAGGAAGGATATCCAAGCTGGGAAGAGACAGCCAAACCAGCATTGCAGAAAAGCAGCACAAAGAAAATATTGGCTCTCAGTTTAAATCACGAAAGGGGAGAGTCAGGAGAGTGCAACACAAAGTAACCCAACACAAGCTCAACTACAACACCAGCCCAACCTGCCTGTGCTTTGCTTGCGGGGTTTGCAACTTTTCAAAGTTCAAAGGCGAGGAACTTTTGAGTCCCTGCTTGGATTTCCCATTCCTTGTCTCCTTCTTCCAGAAAAACCAGTTCGTGTTCTTATTTTCTCCTGTGAAGGCGAACCAGAAGAATCCAATACTTATCTCCTTTCAAAGATTTCGCCAGGAAGGTCGATCCTTTAATGGAGAGGAAGgggaaaaacaaatcaaaacttgGTGGCAACCCCTTTTCTTTGGCTTTCCTTGGCAAGGGATGTCCACGGGGTGCGCGTCTCCCTTTGCGgtcccccttttcttccttttccgaGGGGCAGCTTGGATCAAAGAAAGGGGGCTCTCCCAGAAGAAGGCAAACTGGGGCAGAGAAGGCGATGGGCGGCGTTGGCGGAGGAGAGTGGCCGGCACCGTTGCTCCTGCTCTTGCTGCCTTCCGACCACACGCTGCTCTCCTCCCGCAGGCGCCCCACTCACTCCTTCGCGCGCTCCTTGCCCACTTCGCTCCTTCAAGTTTCTCCCCGCGCGGCCCTGCCCACCCTCGCCTCTCATTGGTCCGGGAGGGACGGGGGCAGAGCCGGGAGCCCAGCCTCCCGCTTTACACCCCGCACCTCCCTCCCACGCAGTGCTGCTCCCCGGCCCACGGAAAGGAGCCGCTCTCCCGTGGAAGGGGAGGCTTGCCATGTGGGAAGGGTGGACACGCGTCAGGGACCGAGGAAGGGTCTGTGGATGGATCCCggagcttccattcttcttctttccaGGGGAAA
Protein-coding sequences here:
- the ptger4 gene encoding prostaglandin E2 receptor EP4 subtype, whose protein sequence is MSFNGSFLSLGNGTLPVAHPADTSKALTIPTVMFIFGVVGNLVAIVVLCKSRKEQKETTFYTLVCGLAVTDLLGTCLVSPVTIATYLKKEWPGGQPLCEYSTFILLFFGLSGLSIICAMSIERYLAINHAYFYSHYVDKKLAALTLFAIYVSNVLFCALPSMGLGSTKLQYPQTWCFIDWRTNISSHAAFSYMYAGFSSFLILVTVVSNVLVCAALIRMHRQFMRRTSLGTDQASNRLSDFRRRRSFRRMAGAEIQMVILLIATSLVVLICSIPLVVRVFVNQLYQPPLVEDIQQNPDLQAIRIASVNPILDPWVYILLRKTVLIKAIEKVKCLFCRIGGARRQHSGSNFNCADGRRASSATATHSPSFISRELREISSTSQTLLYPLEPSEGTVGDRMLLPGASSNLAQSDTTSVRTLRSSDTSESSQGQDENAFLVNELRPNGVNPNPKSSSLQVTFPSETLNLSEKCI